From a single Adhaeribacter swui genomic region:
- a CDS encoding TCR/Tet family MFS transporter, whose amino-acid sequence MIGNRQAALSFIFVTLLIDVIGFGIIIPVIPKLITQLINGNLSDASRYGGWLMFAFSVMQFLFSPVLGNLSDRYGRRPILLISLFGFALDYLFVAFAPTLAWLFVGRLIAGVTGASITTATAYIADISTPEKRAQNFGIVGAAFGLGFIIGPVIGGVLGQFGPRIPFLAAAALTLINWLYGYFILPESLSPAHRRPFSWKRANPVGSLLHLKRYPVIIGLVSCLIFIYIGAHATQSTWTYYTMEKFKWNETWVGYSLGAIDVLVAGVQGGLIRFINPLLGPKLSVYLGLALYSVGFVLFAFATKSWMMFAFLIPYCLGGIAGPAVQGIISGQVPANEQGELQGALTSLLSLTSIVGPPLMTNLFAYFTSNAVPIYFPGAPFLMGALLTLISLILALRSLANYQTPVNTPEEAISSR is encoded by the coding sequence ATGATTGGTAACCGACAAGCAGCCCTAAGCTTTATTTTTGTAACTCTTCTTATTGATGTTATCGGCTTTGGCATTATAATACCGGTTATACCTAAATTAATAACTCAATTAATTAATGGTAATTTGAGCGATGCCTCCCGATATGGCGGCTGGCTGATGTTTGCTTTTTCGGTAATGCAATTCCTATTTTCCCCGGTACTTGGCAACCTTAGTGATCGTTATGGTCGTCGCCCCATTTTACTTATTTCCCTGTTTGGCTTTGCCTTGGATTACTTGTTCGTAGCCTTTGCTCCTACTCTAGCCTGGCTTTTTGTGGGCCGTTTAATTGCCGGCGTAACTGGTGCCAGCATAACAACTGCTACCGCTTATATTGCTGACATTAGCACCCCAGAAAAGCGTGCCCAGAACTTTGGAATAGTAGGTGCTGCTTTCGGATTAGGTTTTATTATTGGTCCTGTTATTGGGGGTGTATTAGGGCAATTTGGTCCCCGGATTCCTTTTCTGGCTGCCGCCGCTCTTACTTTAATTAATTGGTTATACGGCTATTTTATTCTTCCAGAGTCTTTATCACCAGCACATCGCCGGCCATTTAGTTGGAAACGGGCTAACCCTGTTGGTTCGTTGTTACACTTAAAGCGTTATCCGGTGATTATTGGCCTGGTAAGCTGCCTGATATTTATTTACATAGGAGCCCATGCCACACAAAGTACCTGGACTTATTATACTATGGAAAAATTTAAATGGAATGAAACTTGGGTCGGTTACTCCTTAGGAGCCATTGATGTGCTGGTGGCTGGAGTACAAGGCGGTTTAATCCGGTTTATCAATCCGTTGTTAGGGCCTAAACTTTCTGTATACCTGGGTTTAGCATTATATAGTGTAGGCTTTGTCTTATTTGCTTTTGCCACTAAAAGCTGGATGATGTTTGCTTTTTTAATTCCTTACTGCTTGGGCGGGATAGCTGGCCCGGCGGTACAAGGTATTATATCGGGGCAAGTACCCGCTAACGAGCAAGGCGAGTTACAAGGAGCTTTAACCAGTTTACTAAGCTTAACTTCTATTGTGGGCCCACCATTAATGACTAACCTATTCGCTTATTTTACCTCCAACGCTGTTCCAATTTATTTTCCTGGAGCGCCATTTTTAATGGGGGCTTTACTTACATTAATTAGCTTGATTCTTGCCTTACGTTCACTGGCAAATTATCAGACTCCGGTTAATACTCCAGAAGAAGCAATTTCTTCCAGGTAA
- a CDS encoding polysaccharide biosynthesis/export family protein, translating into MYKLFYVLLLTVAFSCRPGRNLVYFSDLQADSDQSTNIVNTIEPKIQPDDLLSITVSTLNPESNALFNSGILLPNINNPNNISGNAIKEGYLVDKNGFISFPVLGQIKLAGLSKEEATKKMISELKRYIKGEPIVNIRYLNFKVTVIGEVNRPATLAVPTEKINIIEALGMAGDMTVYGKRENVLIIREKEGKRTITRINLNNKETLNSPYFYLQQNDVVYVEPDKSRYRAAQANTNRTYTSVVVGIISIATLIITRFF; encoded by the coding sequence ATGTATAAATTATTTTATGTATTACTCTTAACAGTTGCGTTCTCATGCCGCCCTGGCCGGAATTTAGTTTATTTTAGCGATTTACAAGCAGATAGTGATCAAAGTACCAATATTGTAAATACAATAGAGCCTAAGATACAACCCGATGACTTGCTCTCCATTACAGTAAGTACGCTTAATCCCGAATCAAATGCTTTATTTAATAGTGGTATTTTGTTGCCTAACATCAATAATCCAAATAACATAAGCGGTAATGCTATTAAAGAAGGCTATCTGGTTGATAAAAATGGCTTTATTAGTTTTCCGGTTTTGGGTCAAATTAAGTTAGCGGGTTTATCTAAAGAAGAAGCTACGAAGAAAATGATCTCGGAACTTAAAAGATATATTAAAGGGGAACCAATTGTTAACATTCGCTATTTAAACTTTAAGGTTACTGTTATTGGTGAAGTTAACAGACCTGCCACTTTAGCAGTACCCACCGAAAAAATAAATATTATAGAAGCCTTGGGTATGGCTGGCGACATGACAGTGTATGGCAAACGCGAAAATGTTTTAATTATCCGAGAAAAAGAAGGCAAACGTACGATTACCCGTATTAATTTAAATAACAAAGAAACACTTAACTCGCCTTACTTCTATTTGCAGCAGAACGATGTGGTTTATGTAGAGCCGGATAAGAGCCGGTACAGAGCCGCTCAAGCAAATACCAATAGAACTTATACCTCGGTGGTAGTGGGTATTATATCTATTGCTACTCTTATTATAACAAGATTCTTTTAA
- a CDS encoding GumC family protein: MVNREVLPFETEPVNLKNVISKYLKYWPLFAASIVLCLCLAYAYLLYATPEYSIVSTIQIKDDKKDPGAAKSDAFNDLDIFASTKNIHNEIEVLKAKSLMQRVLTELSMDASYFVEGPIKAKEVYVNYLPIKVAVRQFNPLVYDNQRIAISLEDKNTFTLKDASGVKAYKIGQEIIKPYATFTVNANPAAPASDVKYIEVKFNNLTKLANSYNSKLEVAPITKETNVLSITLTDAVPEKGKDIINKLIEVYNKEAMEDKNSIATNTIQFIDARLKDLTGELSDVERNVEKYKSQQLLTDVEADARLSISNASDYTKQLTDWGIQIDVLTSLENYLKKPRSRYELAPSNLNIKDPILLDLISKFNALQLERQRMLRTTQLDNPLVQNINEQLANLQTTMLENLKNIKGGLVITRNQLRSNLNQNASRIKQMPSMERDLLEINRQQGIKQALYQYLLQKREESALSLAATVSISRVIDAPAAGDDPVKPRKPLIFFLAFIIGVGLPFAFVFIKDSFNEKVQEFKDVELVTAAPLLGEISHNDTKETLVVTDKSRSLVAELFRHNRANLQLATLGQDNKVILVTSSMAGEGKTFFSLNLASSLALAGKKVVVLDFDLRKSGLTQNLGIPNEKGISNYLASEVSSIDDIIVSLQTVSGLYAIGSGPIPYNPAELILTNKVSEMIEELRERFDHIVLDTSPVGQVADALSLSPYIDSTIYLMRYNYTFKDQINIIEDIYKNNKLKNLMMVMNDAKKLKGYGSYGYGYAEEKKTPWKMRYKNKANV; this comes from the coding sequence ATGGTTAATAGAGAAGTTCTCCCTTTTGAGACAGAGCCAGTAAACCTAAAAAACGTTATAAGTAAATATCTAAAGTACTGGCCCTTGTTTGCGGCGTCTATTGTACTTTGCTTGTGCCTTGCCTACGCTTATTTACTATATGCTACTCCGGAGTATAGTATTGTAAGTACCATTCAAATTAAGGATGATAAAAAAGACCCAGGAGCTGCTAAAAGCGATGCTTTTAACGACTTAGACATATTTGCTTCTACCAAAAATATTCATAATGAAATAGAAGTGCTAAAAGCTAAAAGCTTAATGCAAAGAGTCTTAACTGAACTTTCTATGGATGCCAGCTACTTTGTAGAAGGCCCCATTAAAGCCAAAGAAGTTTACGTTAATTATTTACCTATTAAAGTAGCTGTGCGCCAATTTAATCCATTAGTTTACGACAACCAACGGATTGCCATTAGTCTAGAAGATAAGAATACTTTTACCTTAAAAGATGCTTCTGGGGTAAAAGCTTATAAAATAGGTCAAGAGATCATCAAGCCTTATGCAACTTTTACAGTAAACGCTAATCCTGCTGCTCCAGCTAGCGATGTCAAGTACATTGAGGTTAAGTTTAATAACTTAACAAAACTGGCAAATTCGTATAACTCTAAATTAGAAGTTGCTCCAATTACGAAAGAAACCAATGTACTTTCTATTACTTTAACCGATGCTGTTCCGGAAAAAGGAAAAGATATTATTAACAAACTGATAGAAGTATATAACAAGGAAGCAATGGAAGATAAAAATAGCATTGCCACTAATACTATTCAGTTTATTGATGCCCGATTAAAAGACCTTACCGGCGAATTGTCTGATGTTGAAAGAAACGTAGAAAAATATAAAAGCCAGCAACTATTAACAGATGTAGAAGCCGACGCCCGGTTATCCATCAGTAACGCTAGCGATTATACCAAGCAGTTAACAGATTGGGGTATTCAAATTGATGTATTAACATCTTTGGAAAATTACTTGAAAAAGCCTCGTAGCAGATATGAGTTAGCGCCAAGTAATTTAAACATCAAAGATCCTATCTTACTCGATTTAATCTCTAAATTCAATGCTTTGCAACTGGAGCGCCAACGCATGCTACGCACTACTCAGCTAGATAATCCTTTGGTGCAGAATATAAACGAGCAGTTAGCCAATTTGCAAACTACAATGCTCGAAAACCTGAAAAATATCAAGGGCGGCTTAGTTATCACTCGTAATCAGTTACGTTCTAATTTAAATCAGAATGCCTCCAGAATAAAACAGATGCCGTCTATGGAGCGGGACTTACTCGAAATCAATAGACAACAAGGTATAAAACAAGCGCTTTATCAATACCTGTTACAAAAACGGGAAGAATCTGCTTTATCTTTAGCTGCAACTGTTTCAATCTCCAGGGTAATTGATGCTCCTGCGGCGGGCGACGATCCGGTAAAACCTAGAAAACCATTAATATTCTTTCTAGCATTTATTATTGGGGTAGGCCTTCCTTTTGCTTTTGTCTTTATTAAAGACAGCTTTAACGAAAAAGTTCAGGAGTTTAAAGATGTGGAGCTTGTTACCGCTGCCCCATTGCTTGGCGAAATTTCGCATAACGATACCAAAGAAACCCTGGTAGTAACGGATAAAAGTAGAAGTTTAGTAGCAGAGTTATTCCGCCATAACAGAGCCAATCTGCAGTTAGCTACTCTTGGTCAGGACAACAAAGTAATATTGGTTACGTCCAGTATGGCAGGTGAAGGGAAAACCTTCTTTAGCTTAAACTTAGCTTCCAGCCTGGCCTTAGCCGGCAAAAAAGTAGTTGTTCTGGATTTTGATCTTAGAAAATCAGGATTAACTCAAAATCTGGGAATTCCGAATGAGAAAGGTATTAGTAACTATCTAGCCTCAGAAGTATCATCCATCGATGACATTATAGTTTCTTTACAGACTGTCTCCGGACTTTACGCTATCGGTTCAGGTCCTATTCCTTACAATCCGGCAGAATTAATTCTAACAAATAAAGTTAGCGAAATGATTGAGGAATTAAGAGAAAGATTTGATCATATTGTATTAGACACATCGCCGGTTGGACAGGTAGCGGATGCTTTATCCCTCTCTCCGTACATCGACTCCACTATTTATTTGATGCGGTATAATTACACTTTCAAAGATCAGATAAATATTATTGAGGATATTTATAAAAACAATAAACTCAAGAATCTAATGATGGTGATGAACGATGCCAAGAAGCTAAAAGGCTATGGCAGCTACGGTTACGGTTATGCTGAGGAGAAAAAAACTCCTTGGAAAATGAGATATAAGAATAAGGCTAACGTTTAG
- a CDS encoding lipopolysaccharide biosynthesis protein, with amino-acid sequence MDSQNLKGKVVTGVFWNVVQLVINRSFDFAIKLILARLLFPNQFGIVGMATVFTSFVQVFNDLGIGAALVQRKEEQLREEHYHTSFWTGVIWSVGIYLLIFFVVAPLAATFYKEPILKSIIPILSIGVLSSPINLVHNAQLTKQMNFKKLAFISNVSTIFSGVLALILAYFGLGVWALVFNSVATFIVAMPLYFKATGWYPKFIWDKQAFHDIFGFGVYTTGTNLFNNLIQKIDYLLIGKLLSASALGTYTLAFVLTDTFRSQLMNIMNKVMYPVYGKKQDDPLSLKRYYLNVVRYNSIVIYPIMLFLVVLGEPFILNFFGSKWHDTILPLKILALSVMVHMMVNSHGSLIRGLGRPKLEMNMQLFKAICLYAPLISLGIYKYGIIGAALAYLVNKALEVIIAQYFLKKLLNVSFTELMVALKAPIVASMVAFAISYLLFNAKVHFILCALSLAASYAGVIWLFMKSELTVQIQQFKNRNKKQVAI; translated from the coding sequence ATGGATTCTCAAAACCTGAAAGGTAAAGTAGTAACAGGCGTTTTCTGGAACGTTGTTCAGCTTGTTATAAATAGATCTTTTGACTTTGCTATTAAACTTATTCTGGCCAGGCTTTTATTCCCTAATCAATTTGGGATTGTAGGAATGGCTACCGTATTCACAAGTTTTGTTCAAGTTTTTAATGATTTAGGAATTGGGGCGGCTCTTGTACAACGAAAAGAAGAGCAATTAAGAGAAGAACATTATCATACTTCTTTCTGGACAGGAGTAATATGGTCGGTAGGTATTTATCTTCTGATTTTTTTTGTTGTGGCTCCGTTAGCAGCCACATTCTATAAAGAACCTATTTTAAAAAGTATCATCCCCATACTCAGCATTGGGGTACTATCTAGTCCGATTAACTTAGTACACAACGCCCAATTAACGAAACAAATGAATTTTAAGAAACTTGCTTTTATAAGTAATGTTTCTACCATTTTTTCGGGAGTACTTGCCTTGATTTTAGCTTATTTTGGTTTAGGAGTTTGGGCCTTGGTATTTAACTCAGTTGCCACTTTTATTGTGGCAATGCCTCTCTATTTTAAAGCAACCGGATGGTATCCTAAGTTCATCTGGGACAAACAAGCCTTTCATGATATATTTGGCTTTGGTGTTTACACCACTGGAACCAACTTATTTAATAATCTGATACAAAAAATTGACTATTTACTTATTGGGAAGCTATTAAGCGCATCAGCTTTAGGCACGTACACATTAGCCTTTGTACTTACTGATACTTTTAGAAGCCAGCTGATGAACATTATGAATAAAGTAATGTACCCGGTATATGGCAAAAAACAAGACGACCCTCTCTCCCTAAAACGTTACTATCTAAATGTGGTAAGATATAATAGCATTGTAATTTACCCTATAATGTTGTTTTTAGTTGTATTGGGTGAACCCTTTATCCTTAACTTTTTTGGCAGTAAGTGGCACGATACCATTTTACCTTTAAAAATATTAGCATTATCAGTTATGGTTCATATGATGGTTAACAGCCATGGATCCTTAATTCGTGGACTTGGCCGCCCTAAGTTAGAAATGAACATGCAGCTTTTTAAAGCTATCTGTTTGTACGCGCCTCTTATCTCCTTAGGTATATATAAATATGGCATTATAGGTGCTGCTTTGGCTTATTTAGTAAATAAAGCCTTAGAGGTTATAATTGCGCAGTATTTTTTAAAAAAGCTCTTGAATGTTTCTTTTACAGAATTAATGGTTGCACTAAAAGCACCAATCGTTGCGAGTATGGTAGCATTCGCCATCTCTTATTTGCTTTTTAATGCAAAAGTACATTTTATACTTTGTGCCCTTAGCTTAGCAGCAAGTTATGCGGGTGTAATCTGGCTTTTTATGAAATCTGAACTTACCGTTCAAATTCAACAATTTAAAAACCGGAACAAGAAACAAGTAGCTATTTAG
- a CDS encoding glycosyltransferase, whose protein sequence is MPLNPFISVIIPTYHDWKRLSYCIEALDKQTYPKELFEVIIVNNDPKDQVPKGYYLPNNITITAERASGSYAARNKGISLAKGEIFAFTDSDCIPDVNWLTNAVQFFKKHPEYDRIGGKVELFFSSSQYTLAEAYEIVYAFRQDENVKKGRSVTANMITKKEVLDAIGPFNQGMYSGGDFEWGERASGSGFNIGYAPDVIIKHPARKEIKQIIKKARRVVSGKAEMVKKSTLEKYINFFYEMRPPLKEFKHIFSRGKQLNTRLKLLVFFTRYNIKVTRAYEELRLAHGAKPMYDA, encoded by the coding sequence ATGCCTCTCAATCCATTTATCTCCGTTATAATTCCTACCTACCACGATTGGAAAAGATTATCATACTGCATTGAAGCATTAGATAAACAAACTTATCCTAAAGAATTATTTGAGGTAATTATAGTGAATAACGATCCAAAGGATCAAGTTCCTAAGGGTTATTACCTGCCCAACAATATAACCATTACAGCCGAAAGAGCTTCTGGCTCTTATGCGGCCCGAAATAAAGGTATAAGTTTAGCCAAAGGAGAAATATTTGCATTTACCGATTCAGACTGCATACCTGATGTTAACTGGCTAACCAATGCGGTACAGTTTTTTAAAAAACATCCGGAGTATGACCGGATTGGTGGAAAAGTAGAGTTGTTTTTTTCTAGTTCGCAATACACGCTAGCAGAAGCTTACGAAATTGTATATGCGTTCCGTCAGGATGAAAATGTAAAAAAGGGAAGATCGGTTACGGCCAATATGATTACTAAAAAAGAGGTTCTGGATGCAATCGGTCCTTTTAATCAAGGCATGTATTCTGGTGGTGATTTTGAGTGGGGAGAAAGGGCTTCAGGAAGTGGTTTTAACATTGGCTATGCTCCCGATGTAATCATTAAGCATCCGGCTAGAAAAGAAATAAAGCAAATAATTAAAAAAGCACGCCGGGTAGTTTCTGGGAAAGCAGAGATGGTTAAAAAAAGTACCCTTGAGAAGTATATAAACTTTTTTTACGAAATGCGCCCCCCTTTAAAAGAATTTAAACACATTTTTTCCAGAGGGAAACAACTAAATACCCGATTAAAGCTACTGGTGTTTTTCACCAGGTATAATATAAAAGTTACCCGGGCTTACGAGGAGTTACGCTTAGCCCATGGTGCCAAACCCATGTATGATGCCTAG
- a CDS encoding glycosyltransferase family 2 protein: MMSAHPFFSVVIPVHNKLPHLDRSVDSVLAQTYPNFEILLVDDASSDGSSEKLAEFKDNRISRFRRDTPGPGGYAARNVGIENAKYDWICFLDADDAWEPYLLETLAETIKADKEVEIISWGWYWTKGNEKRLDHFSIANKAVQSRTFNLIDFLNGPQPIWTGAVAMKREVLLKAGKFPEKNFRRGGDMDTWTRCLWQSKKSVWLNKTMSYYYIDSVNMVTQKVNRETGFIFSPFLQNLLQTSNDKNLKEAIKCYQNRYIYIDINGSVYQGKGINYSLLKKMNLNKQGLWLYLKLHINNLRHAFKN, translated from the coding sequence ATGATGAGTGCCCATCCTTTTTTTTCTGTTGTTATTCCTGTTCATAATAAACTGCCGCATCTCGATAGATCGGTAGATTCGGTTTTAGCGCAAACCTATCCTAACTTCGAAATTCTTTTGGTAGATGATGCTTCTTCGGATGGATCTTCTGAAAAATTAGCTGAATTTAAAGATAACAGAATAAGCAGATTCCGGCGAGATACCCCTGGACCAGGCGGATATGCTGCCCGGAATGTTGGCATTGAAAATGCAAAATACGATTGGATTTGTTTCTTAGATGCCGATGATGCCTGGGAACCATACTTACTGGAAACTTTAGCAGAAACAATTAAGGCAGACAAAGAAGTAGAGATAATAAGCTGGGGCTGGTACTGGACAAAAGGAAATGAAAAAAGGCTCGACCATTTTTCTATTGCCAACAAAGCTGTTCAAAGCAGAACCTTTAATTTAATTGATTTTCTAAATGGCCCGCAGCCTATCTGGACCGGGGCAGTTGCAATGAAAAGAGAGGTATTGTTAAAGGCAGGTAAATTTCCGGAAAAAAACTTTAGACGCGGCGGCGATATGGATACCTGGACCCGATGCCTTTGGCAAAGTAAAAAAAGCGTCTGGCTTAATAAAACCATGTCCTACTACTACATTGATTCTGTGAACATGGTTACTCAAAAAGTAAACCGGGAAACAGGATTTATTTTTTCGCCTTTTCTACAGAATTTATTACAAACAAGTAACGATAAGAATCTAAAAGAGGCCATTAAATGTTATCAAAACAGATATATCTACATTGATATAAACGGAAGTGTATACCAAGGTAAAGGAATTAATTATAGCTTATTAAAAAAGATGAACCTGAATAAACAAGGTTTATGGCTTTATTTAAAGCTGCATATTAATAACCTAAGACATGCCTTTAAAAATTAA
- a CDS encoding O-antigen ligase family protein → MMRNSKATTWDWGLIITYFSIATVFLGSPLVKLDVGFFQLYPLRLFGFIGFFLILSRVGWGDPFLELYYKFSLFFLILGLVSIIWAPDTTLAIKEFGILQTGIALTWLVVRYINTEERVNTALNIWIIGALFVNGIGLYEIFAQKYIIAAEVGGKNERLAVRLGFLAPRAIFANQNNFAFFNALTSLLLLGRLIKQYRPLKWYVLNWLSFAISLYVLICCYSRAGIAAFGLGVALFFLFSFFSHNHYKQNLVKIIFGVVILFICLLIVNPSILDAVTNKLNLVIEKNETSSSSNDTRVDLYTTCLNFALDHLGFGMGPGSSIFPLDGLPPHNFFLHILMEYGIVILIGILYFLVASAKKLGLYQTVINNALPAMFKATVVVFPIMAIGPSTILVEGSFWLWYGLLLAYSSIMYRKSRMLYQQVVTQKELTI, encoded by the coding sequence ATGATGAGAAATAGTAAAGCTACTACTTGGGACTGGGGACTAATAATTACTTATTTTTCGATAGCAACCGTTTTTTTAGGCTCACCTTTAGTTAAACTGGATGTTGGCTTTTTTCAATTATACCCTTTAAGGCTATTCGGTTTTATAGGCTTTTTTCTTATTTTATCCAGAGTTGGTTGGGGCGACCCTTTTCTGGAGCTTTATTACAAGTTTAGTTTATTTTTCTTAATTCTAGGTTTAGTCAGTATAATCTGGGCTCCTGATACCACTTTGGCAATTAAAGAATTTGGAATTTTACAAACCGGAATAGCTCTAACCTGGTTGGTTGTAAGATATATTAATACAGAAGAAAGAGTTAATACGGCTTTAAATATTTGGATAATAGGAGCTCTGTTTGTGAATGGTATTGGGTTATATGAAATTTTTGCTCAGAAATACATAATTGCCGCCGAAGTTGGTGGTAAAAATGAGAGGCTTGCAGTACGTTTAGGCTTTCTGGCACCCAGGGCTATATTTGCCAACCAAAACAATTTCGCTTTTTTTAATGCTCTAACATCTCTGTTGTTATTAGGCAGATTAATCAAACAATATCGTCCGTTAAAATGGTATGTTTTAAATTGGCTTAGCTTTGCCATAAGTTTATATGTTTTAATTTGTTGTTACTCCAGAGCAGGTATTGCCGCGTTTGGATTAGGTGTAGCTTTATTCTTTCTTTTTAGCTTTTTTTCTCATAATCATTACAAGCAAAACCTGGTTAAAATTATTTTTGGCGTTGTAATTTTATTTATATGCCTTTTGATAGTTAATCCTTCTATTCTTGATGCTGTAACTAACAAGCTAAATTTAGTTATTGAAAAAAACGAAACCTCATCTTCATCTAATGATACCCGGGTTGATCTTTATACCACTTGCCTTAATTTTGCCCTAGACCACTTAGGATTTGGTATGGGGCCAGGTTCATCCATTTTTCCTTTGGATGGCTTACCGCCGCATAACTTTTTTCTGCATATTCTGATGGAGTATGGTATTGTTATCCTGATTGGTATCCTTTACTTTTTAGTTGCATCTGCTAAAAAATTAGGCTTATATCAAACTGTTATTAACAATGCCTTACCAGCTATGTTTAAAGCAACTGTAGTTGTTTTTCCAATTATGGCAATAGGTCCCAGTACTATTTTGGTTGAGGGTAGTTTCTGGTTATGGTATGGACTTTTATTGGCTTATAGTTCCATTATGTATCGAAAAAGCCGGATGTTGTACCAACAAGTAGTAACGCAAAAAGAATTAACAATATAG
- a CDS encoding alginate lyase family protein, with product MKAFTPYISILFVFFFLTLSFKGGAQVRPKTFIMNADLLMQNRFKINTGNEQCLAALKVLLSTTAPSLARTPYTIVKKTIAPPSGDKHDYMSLAPYWWPDPNSPDGLPYIRKDGQSNPEGSTIKDNTYIRDLSKDIRLLGLSYYFTNDEKYAKKATELLKVFFLNSATRMNPNLNFCQIRRGVMTESGVGTVDTEHFTQLIDGVQLLAGSRSWTKENHAALQNWFKQYLNWLLTSAIGKDGATQPNNISTYYNLQVITYALFVEDKALAKSIIEKQVYDLLENQFSPTGEQKLELARTNSWTYCNKNLKGWFDIASAAEILGINLWHYTSPTDKSLKKAFQWMVPYGAGDKSWTFDQIGDLKIEYFTMIARTGSAVYKDVNVQSILAENHAQFVSGSYMELLTSRYY from the coding sequence ATGAAGGCATTTACACCATATATCTCCATCCTGTTTGTTTTCTTTTTCCTAACTCTTTCATTTAAAGGTGGGGCGCAGGTGCGACCCAAGACTTTTATAATGAATGCCGATCTCCTAATGCAAAATAGATTTAAGATTAATACAGGTAATGAACAATGTTTAGCAGCCTTAAAAGTACTACTTTCAACAACTGCCCCATCACTCGCCAGAACCCCTTACACCATAGTAAAAAAAACAATTGCTCCTCCTAGTGGTGACAAACACGATTATATGAGTTTAGCGCCTTACTGGTGGCCCGATCCTAATTCGCCCGATGGATTACCGTACATCCGGAAAGATGGGCAATCAAATCCGGAAGGTAGTACTATTAAGGACAATACTTACATAAGAGATTTAAGTAAAGATATTCGCCTGTTAGGCCTTTCTTATTATTTTACAAATGATGAAAAATACGCAAAGAAAGCAACGGAACTCTTAAAAGTATTTTTTCTAAACAGCGCTACGCGCATGAATCCAAATTTAAATTTCTGCCAAATTAGAAGGGGAGTCATGACTGAAAGTGGTGTAGGCACAGTAGATACCGAGCATTTTACGCAATTAATAGATGGCGTTCAATTATTAGCAGGCTCCCGTTCCTGGACTAAAGAAAACCATGCTGCCTTACAAAATTGGTTTAAACAATACTTAAACTGGTTATTAACCAGCGCAATTGGTAAAGATGGGGCAACACAGCCCAATAACATTAGCACTTACTATAATCTTCAGGTAATTACATACGCTTTGTTTGTAGAGGATAAAGCCTTAGCAAAATCGATTATCGAAAAGCAAGTATATGATTTACTAGAGAATCAGTTCTCCCCAACTGGTGAGCAGAAGCTGGAACTTGCCCGCACCAATTCCTGGACCTATTGCAATAAAAATTTAAAAGGTTGGTTTGATATAGCCAGTGCCGCAGAGATTCTAGGAATAAATTTATGGCATTATACCTCACCTACAGATAAAAGTTTAAAAAAAGCATTTCAGTGGATGGTACCTTACGGCGCAGGTGATAAATCTTGGACCTTTGATCAAATTGGGGACTTAAAGATAGAATATTTTACAATGATTGCCAGAACTGGTTCTGCTGTATATAAAGATGTAAATGTCCAATCAATATTAGCAGAAAACCATGCTCAATTTGTATCTGGTTCGTACATGGAACTCTTAACCTCACGCTACTACTAA